In one window of Zhihengliuella sp. ISTPL4 DNA:
- a CDS encoding ribonuclease H family protein: MTITAAADGSALGNPGPNGWAWYIDDANWAAGGSPHGTNNQGELRAVLELLQATAGTDEKLLIECDSRYVIDSVTKWMPRWKRRGWRKSDGGPVLNRDLLEGIDEAMRGRDVEFSWVKGHAGHPLNEAADERANAAAKAYQQKQEPRRGPGFTRATDAGAAVAASAPVAAAAVPAEAPASSSTAAPSRSSAPVAEADFAQPLWAETSDLLDGLDIAQDDPIVLQVPLSPDEHARLRDRAEAQGITLEEALRRLI; the protein is encoded by the coding sequence ATGACCATCACCGCCGCCGCAGACGGCTCCGCCCTGGGCAACCCCGGCCCGAACGGCTGGGCCTGGTACATCGACGACGCGAACTGGGCGGCCGGCGGCTCCCCGCACGGCACGAACAACCAGGGCGAGCTCCGCGCCGTCCTCGAACTCCTCCAGGCGACGGCCGGCACCGACGAGAAGCTGCTGATCGAGTGCGACAGCCGCTACGTGATCGACTCCGTGACGAAGTGGATGCCCCGCTGGAAGCGTCGCGGCTGGCGGAAGTCCGACGGCGGGCCCGTGCTGAACCGCGACCTCCTCGAGGGGATCGACGAGGCCATGCGCGGTCGCGACGTCGAGTTCTCCTGGGTCAAGGGCCACGCCGGTCACCCCCTGAACGAGGCCGCCGACGAGCGCGCGAACGCGGCCGCCAAGGCCTATCAGCAGAAGCAGGAGCCGCGTCGAGGCCCCGGGTTCACCCGCGCGACAGATGCGGGGGCCGCCGTCGCCGCCTCCGCCCCGGTCGCCGCTGCCGCTGTCCCTGCGGAAGCCCCGGCATCCTCCTCGACGGCAGCCCCGTCCCGCAGCTCGGCGCCCGTCGCGGAGGCGGACTTCGCTCAGCCGCTGTGGGCCGAGACCTCGGACCTCCTCGACGGACTCGACATCGCCCAGGACGACCCCATCGTGCTGCAGGTGCCGCTGTCCCCCGACGAGCACGCCCGCCTCCGGGACCGCGCCGAGGCGCAGGGCATCACCCTGGAAGAAGCACTCCGCCGCCTGATCTGA
- a CDS encoding FMN-dependent NADH-azoreductase: protein MSLFRLDASILPASSASRELADLVEAEWTASHPDSTVTRRDLASDPVPATAWADAVTGGFVDEGQRTPAQNEARALATRYADELIGADALLFAVPLYNYGVSQHFKTWFDLAYTDQRIDPTGTALNGKPATLVTVLGGNYSPGSPKEGWDHSTGWLRRVLEDVWGLDLRVVQRPFTLVGVNPALDAFTDTARELKQSAEADARTYGRELAATRDPRVA, encoded by the coding sequence ATGTCCCTGTTCCGTCTGGATGCCAGCATCCTTCCCGCGTCGTCCGCCAGCCGTGAGCTCGCCGACCTCGTCGAGGCCGAGTGGACCGCGTCGCACCCCGACTCGACCGTGACGCGCCGCGACCTCGCGAGCGACCCCGTTCCCGCGACGGCCTGGGCGGACGCGGTGACCGGAGGATTCGTCGACGAGGGCCAGCGCACGCCCGCCCAGAACGAGGCCCGAGCGCTCGCGACCCGGTACGCCGACGAGCTGATCGGTGCGGACGCGTTGCTGTTCGCCGTCCCGCTCTACAACTACGGCGTCTCGCAGCACTTCAAGACCTGGTTCGACCTGGCCTACACCGACCAGCGGATCGACCCGACCGGCACCGCGCTCAACGGCAAGCCGGCGACTCTCGTGACCGTCCTCGGCGGCAACTACTCGCCCGGCTCACCCAAGGAGGGCTGGGACCACTCGACCGGCTGGCTGCGCCGCGTTCTCGAGGATGTCTGGGGTCTGGACCTGCGCGTCGTGCAGCGCCCGTTCACGCTCGTCGGTGTCAATCCCGCTCTCGACGCGTTCACCGATACCGCGCGCGAGCTGAAGCAGAGCGCCGAGGCCGACGCGCGCACCTACGGTCGGGAGCTCGCGGCGACGCGCGATCCCCGCGTGGCCTGA
- the alr gene encoding alanine racemase, producing the protein MTAVLAEGMTLSRLHAPTLCTLPGAVAENLRCVRAAAPVPTMAVVKADGYGHGMVTVASAAVAAGAEWLGVTDVAEGVTLREAGLRVPILAWLHPAGIDAPRAAAAGIDVAVGSVEELRQLAADAAAPVRVHLHLDTGMAREGCPVEDWDALLRAARAARGRIEVVGVMGHLPRADAADPRANAAAVLRMRQGRDAVLRAGFGPLLVHLAATSGALTDPATHFDMVRVGAALVGIDPSETVSLVGASRWTAPVVHSAAVPAGTVVGYGGTHTTATATHLSVVGVGYADGIPRELGPGAGVEIGGARHPIVGRVSMDQIVVDTGGRAFPRGAVATVFGPDGGAVPSVQDWARWAGTIPHTIVTGIGPRVKRSVA; encoded by the coding sequence ATGACCGCCGTGCTCGCGGAGGGCATGACCCTCTCGCGCCTGCACGCGCCGACGCTGTGCACTCTTCCCGGCGCCGTGGCCGAGAATCTCCGCTGCGTGCGGGCCGCTGCCCCCGTGCCCACCATGGCCGTGGTCAAGGCCGACGGCTACGGCCACGGCATGGTGACGGTCGCGAGCGCCGCCGTGGCCGCGGGGGCCGAGTGGCTCGGGGTCACGGACGTCGCCGAGGGCGTCACCCTGCGCGAGGCCGGACTGCGGGTGCCGATCCTCGCCTGGCTGCACCCCGCAGGTATCGATGCGCCGCGCGCGGCCGCGGCCGGTATCGACGTGGCCGTGGGCTCCGTCGAGGAGTTGCGGCAGCTCGCGGCCGATGCCGCGGCTCCCGTGCGGGTGCACCTGCACCTCGACACCGGGATGGCGCGGGAAGGGTGTCCCGTGGAGGACTGGGACGCGCTGCTGCGGGCGGCGCGGGCGGCGCGCGGCCGGATCGAGGTCGTCGGGGTCATGGGGCACCTCCCTCGCGCGGATGCCGCGGATCCGCGGGCGAACGCGGCCGCAGTGCTCCGGATGCGCCAGGGGAGGGATGCGGTTCTGCGCGCCGGGTTCGGACCGCTGCTCGTGCATCTCGCGGCGACGTCGGGGGCGCTCACGGATCCGGCGACGCACTTCGACATGGTGCGGGTCGGCGCCGCCCTGGTGGGGATCGACCCGTCCGAGACGGTGTCGCTCGTCGGGGCCTCCCGGTGGACCGCGCCCGTGGTGCACAGTGCCGCCGTGCCGGCCGGGACCGTCGTGGGCTACGGGGGGACGCATACGACGGCGACGGCCACGCACCTGAGCGTCGTGGGCGTCGGATACGCCGACGGCATCCCGCGGGAGCTCGGGCCGGGTGCGGGAGTGGAGATCGGAGGGGCGCGGCATCCGATCGTCGGCCGGGTCTCGATGGATCAGATCGTCGTCGACACCGGGGGAAGGGCGTTCCCACGGGGAGCGGTCGCGACGGTGTTCGGGCCGGACGGGGGCGCGGTGCCGTCGGTGCAGGACTGGGCGCGGTGGGCGGGCACCATCCCGCACACCATCGTCACGGGCATCGGCCCGCGAGTGAAGAGGAGCGTGGCATGA
- a CDS encoding SDR family oxidoreductase: MTDAPDATPDLGPGIDPDDLATTLRVLAELHTIDNEHPDFVAVRHATAAMFKAVKRVRRKEIRDAIAEADKAVVARTATGAPDRIDDETRGNDLATSVVDAPIAGELLKPRNCYICKQPYTLVDAFYHQLCPDCARFSHGKRTARTDLTGKRALLTGGRAKIGMHIALRLLRDGAHTTITTRFPRDAVRRFSALPDAGDWLHRLRVVGIDLRDPAQVIGLADSVAAQGPLDILINNAAQTVRRSPGAYSLLADAELQPLPDGPLPEMETFGHTVDPHPQALQASVDAHPLLSVAALGGTVAEQGGQALTAEDLARLAMAPGSSSLEKHADGTAIDAGGLVPDVNRVNSWVQSVDQVDPLEMLEVQLANTTAPFLLISRLRASMAASSSRRKYVVNVSAMEGQFSRRYKGPGHPHTNMAKAALNMLTRTSAGEMLEKDGILMTAVDTGWITDERPHYTKVRLAEEGFHAPLDLVDGAARVYDPIVRGEAGEDIHGVFLKDYEPSPW; the protein is encoded by the coding sequence ATGACCGACGCGCCCGACGCCACTCCCGACCTGGGCCCCGGCATCGACCCCGACGACCTCGCCACGACGCTGCGCGTCCTCGCCGAGCTGCACACGATCGACAACGAGCATCCCGACTTCGTGGCCGTGCGCCACGCGACCGCGGCGATGTTCAAGGCGGTCAAGCGCGTACGCCGCAAGGAGATCCGGGATGCGATCGCCGAGGCGGACAAGGCCGTCGTCGCCCGCACCGCGACGGGCGCTCCCGACCGCATCGATGACGAGACCCGCGGCAACGATCTCGCGACGAGCGTGGTGGACGCCCCCATCGCCGGCGAGCTCCTCAAGCCCCGCAACTGCTACATCTGCAAGCAGCCGTACACGCTCGTCGACGCGTTCTACCACCAGCTCTGCCCGGACTGCGCGCGCTTCAGCCACGGCAAGCGCACCGCCCGCACGGACCTCACCGGCAAGCGCGCCCTGCTCACCGGCGGCCGCGCGAAGATCGGCATGCACATCGCGCTGCGACTCCTCCGCGACGGCGCGCACACCACGATCACCACGCGATTCCCGCGTGACGCCGTGCGCCGGTTCTCGGCCCTGCCGGACGCGGGCGACTGGCTGCACCGGCTGCGCGTCGTCGGCATCGACCTCCGCGACCCCGCCCAGGTGATCGGGCTCGCCGACTCCGTCGCCGCGCAGGGGCCCCTCGACATCCTCATCAACAACGCCGCGCAGACCGTCCGGCGCTCTCCGGGGGCGTACTCGCTGCTCGCCGACGCAGAACTCCAGCCGCTGCCGGACGGTCCGCTGCCGGAGATGGAGACCTTCGGGCACACCGTCGACCCGCACCCGCAGGCGCTGCAGGCGTCCGTCGACGCGCACCCGCTGCTGTCGGTGGCCGCGCTCGGCGGCACGGTCGCGGAGCAGGGGGGACAGGCGCTCACCGCCGAAGACCTCGCACGGCTCGCGATGGCCCCCGGCTCCTCCTCGCTGGAGAAGCACGCGGACGGCACGGCGATCGACGCGGGCGGCCTCGTGCCGGACGTGAACCGCGTCAACAGCTGGGTGCAGTCCGTGGATCAGGTCGATCCGCTGGAGATGCTCGAGGTGCAGCTCGCCAACACGACCGCTCCGTTCCTGCTCATCAGCCGGCTGCGGGCGTCGATGGCCGCGTCGTCGTCGCGCCGGAAGTACGTGGTGAACGTCTCCGCGATGGAGGGGCAGTTCTCCCGGCGCTACAAGGGACCGGGCCACCCGCACACGAACATGGCGAAGGCCGCGCTCAACATGCTGACCCGCACGAGCGCGGGGGAGATGCTGGAGAAGGACGGCATCCTCATGACGGCCGTCGATACGGGCTGGATCACCGACGAGCGTCCGCACTACACGAAGGTCCGGCTCGCGGAGGAGGGCTTCCACGCCCCGCTCGACCTCGTCGACGGCGCCGCCCGTGTCTACGACCCCATCGTGCGCGGCGAGGCCGGCGAGGACATCCACGGCGTCTTCCTCAAGGACTACGAGCCCAGCCCCTGGTGA
- a CDS encoding sensor histidine kinase translates to MSVRLKLTLSYAGIVVVSGLLLLGAVALYLLRYVPDVQIPVVEFFVPNRSDLIRAFVPVAAMVMVALLAIGLGGGWLLAGRMLAPLDRIGDAARLAAQGSLSHRIRMEGPSDEFRDLADVFDTMLEQLEAHVAEQQRFAANASHELRTPLAISQTLLDVARTDPDRDVEALIDRLREVNTRAIDLTEALLLLSRADQRTFPRTLVDLSLLAEESVEALLPLADRRGVAVEVSGVPATVLGSSALLPQLVTNLVANAIVHNRADGGSVAVRTHSLPDAVALVVENTGAELHASQVATLVEPFQRGTERTRGAEHAGVGLGLAIVQRITQTHGGTLVLTPRTGGGLIVTVWFPHPYPG, encoded by the coding sequence ATGAGCGTCCGCCTCAAGCTGACGCTGAGCTACGCGGGCATCGTCGTCGTCTCCGGCCTCCTGCTCCTCGGGGCCGTGGCGCTCTACCTGCTCCGCTACGTCCCGGATGTGCAGATCCCCGTCGTCGAGTTCTTCGTCCCCAACCGCTCGGATCTGATCCGGGCCTTCGTGCCGGTCGCCGCGATGGTGATGGTCGCCCTGCTCGCGATCGGCCTCGGCGGCGGGTGGCTGCTCGCCGGCCGGATGCTGGCCCCGCTCGACCGCATCGGCGACGCGGCCCGGCTGGCGGCGCAGGGCTCGCTGTCGCACCGGATCCGTATGGAGGGCCCGAGCGACGAGTTCCGCGACCTCGCCGACGTCTTCGACACGATGCTCGAGCAGCTCGAGGCGCACGTCGCCGAGCAGCAGCGCTTCGCCGCGAATGCCTCGCACGAGCTGCGGACCCCGCTGGCGATCTCGCAGACCCTCCTCGACGTGGCGCGCACCGACCCCGACCGCGACGTCGAGGCCCTCATCGACCGGCTCCGCGAGGTCAACACGCGCGCGATCGATCTCACCGAGGCGCTGCTGCTGCTGAGCAGGGCGGATCAGCGCACCTTCCCGCGGACGCTCGTCGACCTGTCGCTCCTGGCCGAGGAGTCCGTCGAGGCCCTCCTCCCTCTCGCCGACCGCCGCGGGGTCGCCGTCGAGGTCTCCGGCGTCCCGGCGACCGTGCTCGGCTCCTCCGCCCTGCTGCCGCAGCTCGTCACGAACCTCGTCGCCAACGCGATCGTCCACAACCGTGCCGACGGTGGCTCCGTCGCGGTGCGCACGCATTCGCTCCCGGATGCGGTGGCCCTCGTCGTGGAGAACACGGGTGCGGAGCTGCACGCCTCCCAGGTCGCCACGCTCGTCGAGCCCTTTCAGCGCGGCACCGAGCGCACCCGCGGGGCGGAGCACGCCGGGGTGGGTCTCGGCCTCGCGATCGTCCAGCGCATCACGCAGACCCACGGCGGCACCCTCGTGCTGACACCGCGCACCGGCGGAGGCCTCATCGTGACGGTGTGGTTCCCGCACCCCTACCCCGGCTGA
- a CDS encoding DoxX family protein, whose product MSTPRTIGRIFLGASLVFAGVSHLTFAREEFQAQVPESLPLDPDTTVLASGVAEVALGSALLLARRRRRSVGTVAALFFAAVFPGNVAQWMHHRDGFGLDTDMKRFVRLFFQPALIALALWSTRAPRR is encoded by the coding sequence ATGTCGACTCCCCGCACCATCGGCCGGATCTTCCTCGGCGCCTCGCTCGTGTTCGCCGGCGTCTCCCACCTCACGTTCGCCAGGGAGGAGTTCCAGGCGCAGGTTCCGGAATCGCTGCCGCTCGATCCGGACACCACGGTGCTTGCGTCCGGCGTCGCCGAGGTCGCACTCGGCTCCGCTCTCCTTCTCGCGCGTCGCCGCCGTCGCTCGGTCGGCACCGTCGCCGCTCTCTTCTTCGCCGCGGTGTTCCCCGGCAACGTGGCCCAGTGGATGCATCATCGCGACGGCTTCGGCCTCGACACCGATATGAAGCGCTTCGTGCGTCTGTTCTTCCAGCCGGCCCTCATCGCGCTGGCCCTGTGGTCGACGCGCGCCCCGCGCCGCTGA
- a CDS encoding response regulator transcription factor, whose translation MRVLIVEDEPYLAEAVRDGLRLEAIAADIAGDGDTALELLSINAYDIAVLDRDVPGPSGDDIARWIVASGSGIPILMLTAADRLDDKASGFELGADDYLTKPFELRELVLRLRALDRRRQRARPPVLEIAGLRLDPFRREVYRDGRYVALTRKQFAVLEVLVDAEGGVVSAEELLERAWDENADPFTNAVRITVSSLRKRLGEPGLILTVPGVGYRIGADADA comes from the coding sequence ATGCGTGTGCTGATCGTCGAGGACGAGCCCTACCTCGCCGAGGCGGTCCGCGACGGACTGCGGCTCGAGGCGATCGCGGCCGACATCGCCGGCGACGGCGACACCGCGCTGGAGCTGCTGAGCATCAACGCCTACGACATCGCCGTCCTCGACCGCGATGTGCCCGGCCCCTCCGGCGACGACATCGCACGGTGGATCGTCGCCTCGGGGAGCGGCATCCCCATCCTCATGCTCACGGCCGCCGACCGCCTCGACGACAAGGCCTCCGGGTTCGAGCTCGGCGCCGACGACTACCTCACCAAGCCGTTCGAGCTGCGGGAGCTCGTGCTGCGGCTGCGCGCCCTGGATCGCCGCCGACAGCGCGCGCGACCGCCGGTGCTGGAGATCGCCGGTCTTCGCCTCGACCCGTTCCGCCGCGAGGTCTACCGGGACGGCCGGTATGTCGCCCTCACACGCAAACAGTTCGCCGTGCTGGAGGTGCTCGTCGACGCCGAGGGCGGGGTGGTGAGCGCCGAGGAGCTGCTGGAACGGGCGTGGGATGAGAACGCCGACCCGTTCACGAACGCCGTCCGCATCACGGTCTCCTCGCTGCGCAAGCGCCTCGGCGAGCCGGGGTTGATCCTCACGGTGCCCGGCGTCGGCTACCGGATCGGGGCCGACGCGGATGCGTAG
- a CDS encoding Pr6Pr family membrane protein, whose protein sequence is MSRRTVFGLLRLSAAAVCLIALIHRLAWGLGSNTIASQNFFAYLTNQSNIAFVVLLTIAGILALRRARDPRWLTVALALVLTWTITAGLVFAILVWQAGVRGIRIDVPWSDQVLHFWLPAVTVAAWALAPGHRAVPWRVIPVTLAYPVLWGVATLIRGPLIGWYPYYFLDPRQVSGPVEFTLSCAIALAVFAVVATALVLISRLPDPWDRARTEPPPEDRAPAEAARETVQA, encoded by the coding sequence GTGAGCAGGCGCACCGTCTTCGGCCTGCTCCGACTCTCCGCCGCCGCTGTCTGCCTCATCGCGCTCATCCACCGCCTCGCGTGGGGACTCGGGTCGAACACCATCGCGAGCCAGAACTTCTTCGCGTACCTGACCAATCAGTCGAACATCGCCTTCGTCGTCCTCCTCACCATCGCCGGGATCCTTGCGCTGCGGAGAGCCCGCGACCCGCGGTGGCTCACGGTGGCGCTCGCCCTCGTGCTCACCTGGACGATCACGGCGGGACTCGTGTTCGCGATCCTCGTCTGGCAGGCCGGAGTCCGCGGGATCCGCATCGACGTCCCGTGGTCGGATCAGGTGCTGCACTTCTGGCTGCCCGCGGTGACCGTCGCGGCCTGGGCCCTGGCCCCTGGGCATCGGGCGGTGCCGTGGCGGGTGATCCCGGTGACCCTGGCCTACCCGGTGCTGTGGGGCGTCGCGACGCTCATCCGCGGACCGCTGATCGGCTGGTACCCGTACTACTTCCTCGACCCGCGTCAGGTGAGCGGTCCCGTCGAGTTCACGCTCTCCTGCGCGATCGCGCTGGCCGTGTTCGCCGTCGTCGCGACCGCGCTCGTGCTCATCAGCCGCCTACCGGACCCGTGGGACCGCGCTCGTACGGAACCACCGCCCGAGGACCGCGCCCCGGCCGAGGCCGCGCGCGAGACGGTTCAGGCGTAG
- a CDS encoding protealysin inhibitor emfourin, translated as MTEDPTPPDAPVVIAVVRSGGLAGIRRQWRVEAQPPDTEQWIGLIDSCPWDDDVDTEPGADRFVWSIRARTPSERRERELPDSAVDGPWRALVDAVREAARER; from the coding sequence ATGACCGAGGACCCGACTCCGCCTGACGCCCCCGTCGTCATCGCCGTCGTTCGCTCGGGAGGGCTCGCCGGCATCCGTCGTCAGTGGCGCGTGGAGGCCCAGCCGCCAGACACCGAGCAGTGGATCGGCCTCATCGACAGCTGCCCCTGGGACGACGACGTCGACACGGAGCCGGGGGCCGACCGGTTCGTCTGGAGCATCCGCGCCCGCACCCCGTCCGAGCGGCGGGAGCGGGAGCTGCCCGACTCCGCTGTGGACGGTCCGTGGCGCGCCCTCGTCGATGCCGTGCGGGAGGCCGCGCGCGAGAGGTAG
- a CDS encoding winged helix-turn-helix transcriptional regulator produces the protein MAEVDEEHQGCDAAVTLAFSVLGKRWNGMILATLGSGPSTFAALRRAVGGISDTMLSDRLAELADAGLVARTVDPGPPVTVSYALTPSGDGLLPILNQLGQWASANLA, from the coding sequence ATGGCCGAGGTCGACGAGGAGCATCAGGGGTGCGACGCCGCCGTCACCCTGGCGTTCAGCGTGCTCGGCAAGCGGTGGAACGGCATGATCCTGGCGACGCTCGGCTCCGGCCCGTCGACGTTCGCCGCTCTGCGCCGCGCGGTCGGCGGCATCAGCGACACCATGCTCTCCGACCGCCTCGCCGAGCTCGCCGACGCCGGATTGGTCGCCCGCACGGTGGACCCCGGCCCGCCGGTGACCGTCTCGTATGCCCTCACCCCGAGTGGCGACGGACTGCTCCCGATCCTGAATCAGCTCGGTCAGTGGGCGTCGGCGAACCTCGCCTGA
- a CDS encoding M15 family metallopeptidase produces the protein MNDLHTPRAVRARRRRRIATTASVLALAVVGAVAVQQSLTAAFAETAPHVAGPAPSAYPHPPTGSGLAPSEADGVIRDGDQPTVFDVDRVAVGHLDPALLDALQRAAADAEADGVTFLVNSGWRSAALQEQLLRDAIDDYGSEEEARRWVATAETSAHVSGDAVDLGPLPTLDWLTQRGWRYGLCQTYGNESWHYELRPEAVEDGCPAQYADPTEDPRMQR, from the coding sequence ATGAACGACCTCCACACCCCCCGAGCCGTCCGCGCACGGCGCCGTCGGCGGATCGCCACCACGGCCTCCGTGCTGGCGCTCGCCGTGGTCGGCGCCGTCGCCGTGCAGCAGTCGCTGACGGCCGCGTTCGCCGAGACCGCCCCGCACGTCGCCGGCCCCGCCCCTTCCGCCTATCCGCACCCGCCGACCGGATCCGGGCTCGCCCCGAGCGAGGCGGACGGCGTGATCCGGGACGGCGATCAGCCCACGGTGTTCGACGTGGACAGGGTCGCCGTCGGCCACCTCGACCCCGCCCTGCTCGACGCGCTCCAGCGCGCCGCCGCCGATGCGGAGGCCGACGGGGTCACCTTCCTCGTGAACAGCGGGTGGCGTTCGGCGGCACTGCAGGAGCAGCTGCTCCGTGACGCGATCGACGACTACGGCTCGGAGGAGGAGGCGCGTCGCTGGGTGGCGACCGCCGAGACCTCGGCACACGTCTCCGGCGACGCGGTCGACCTCGGTCCGCTCCCGACCCTCGACTGGCTCACCCAGCGCGGATGGCGCTACGGGCTCTGCCAGACCTACGGCAACGAGTCCTGGCACTACGAGCTGCGCCCGGAGGCCGTCGAGGACGGCTGCCCGGCACAGTACGCCGACCCCACCGAAGACCCGAGGATGCAGCGATGA
- a CDS encoding M4 family metallopeptidase gives MSSAESFPHPGVVPSYLLARLAESGRFPKAAAAARQTLTAGRPPFRARIDLSIDENGDLVAQVSDAPNRTISDAGNTQQLPGAVVRTEDDEPVADAAVNEAFDGLGATFEMLLSAFGRNSLDDAGAPLDATVHYGIDYDNAFWDGERMVFGDGDGEVFQHFTGSLTVIGHELAHGVVQHTANLEYQGQPGALNESVADVFGALTEQYALGQSADQASWLIGAEIFTDAVEGSALRSMIAPGTAYDDDELGKDPQPDHMSGFVRTTEDNGGVHINSGIPNRAFALFALDLGGNAWERAGTVWYRALTGGLSSTATFTEFADATVAAAASVGQEAVAAARRAWTTVGVYENDRGPDSA, from the coding sequence ATGAGCAGCGCAGAATCCTTCCCGCACCCCGGCGTCGTCCCCTCCTACCTGCTCGCGCGCCTGGCGGAGTCGGGTCGTTTCCCGAAGGCTGCGGCCGCCGCCCGACAGACACTCACCGCCGGCCGCCCGCCGTTCCGCGCCCGCATCGATCTCTCCATCGACGAGAACGGCGACCTCGTCGCGCAGGTCTCCGATGCGCCGAACCGCACGATCAGCGACGCCGGCAACACGCAGCAGCTCCCGGGGGCCGTGGTCCGCACGGAAGACGACGAGCCCGTCGCCGACGCCGCCGTCAACGAGGCTTTCGACGGCCTGGGCGCGACGTTCGAGATGCTGCTTTCGGCGTTCGGCCGCAACTCGCTCGACGACGCCGGCGCTCCCCTCGACGCGACCGTCCACTACGGCATCGACTACGACAACGCCTTCTGGGACGGCGAGCGCATGGTGTTCGGCGACGGCGACGGCGAGGTGTTCCAGCACTTCACGGGCTCGCTCACCGTGATCGGGCATGAGCTCGCCCACGGTGTCGTACAGCACACGGCGAACCTGGAGTACCAGGGCCAGCCGGGCGCACTGAATGAGTCCGTGGCCGACGTGTTCGGCGCCCTCACCGAGCAGTACGCCCTGGGGCAGTCCGCCGACCAGGCGAGCTGGCTCATCGGGGCGGAGATCTTCACGGATGCGGTGGAAGGGTCGGCTCTGCGCTCCATGATCGCGCCGGGCACGGCCTACGACGACGACGAACTCGGGAAAGACCCGCAGCCCGACCACATGAGCGGGTTCGTGCGCACGACGGAGGACAACGGGGGCGTGCACATCAACTCCGGCATCCCGAACCGCGCCTTCGCCCTCTTCGCCCTCGACCTCGGCGGCAACGCCTGGGAGCGCGCGGGCACGGTCTGGTACCGCGCGCTCACGGGCGGGCTGTCGAGCACCGCGACCTTCACGGAGTTCGCCGACGCCACGGTCGCCGCCGCAGCGTCCGTCGGCCAGGAGGCGGTCGCCGCCGCTCGACGCGCCTGGACGACCGTGGGAGTCTATGAGAATGACCGAGGACCCGACTCCGCCTGA